The sequence GTCGCCGGCGACGCGTAATGGACCAGGTACTCCTTGAACGAGGTCATGGCGTTGGGCAGGCAATACTGCTTGATCAACCCCGGCTTGGCCAGGTCCATGAAATCGCTGCCGGTCCGGCCCAAACGGTAGCAGCCGGTACAGAAAGAGGGGATGTAGCCGTGGCCGACGATGTCGTTGATGACCTCCTCCAGGTTGCGGTGGTCGCCCAGCGAGAACTGCTCGCCCGAATCGTCGCTGGAGTAACCGCCGGGGCTGGTGCGCGAGCCGGCGCTGATCTGCGAGATTCCCAGCGAGAAGGCCTCGCGCCGCATCGCGGCATTCTCGCGCGTGGAGAGTATCATCCCGGTGTAGGGGACGGTCAGGCGCAGGACGGCGATGATCTTGCGGAAGTCGTCATCGGATACGGCGTGAGGCGGATGCAGCGAAAGATCCGAGCCGGTGGCCGGCTCGATCCGGGGCAGAGAGATCGTATGGCAGCCGACGCCGAAGCTCTCCTCCAAGTGGCGGATATGCTGCAGCATGGCCAAAACTTCAAAGCGGTAGTCGTAAAGGCCGAAGAGAACACCCACGCCGACGTCGTCGATCCCTCCCTGCATGGCCCGGTCCATGGCCGTGAGGTGGTAGAGGTAGTCGGCCTTGGGCCCGCTGGGGTGCATGGCACAGAAGGTATCGTAGTGGTAGGTCTCCTGGAAGAGCTGATAGGTTCCGACGCGGGCCTCCTTCAACTGCCGGTAGGACTCGACCGGCAGGGCGGCAATGTTGATGTTGACGCGGCGGACCTCGCCGTTGCCCCGCTTCACGCCGTAGATCGTCTCGATGGCTTTCAGCGAATAACCCAGGGCGGCCTCGCC comes from Candidatus Aminicenantes bacterium and encodes:
- the hydG gene encoding [FeFe] hydrogenase H-cluster radical SAM maturase HydG, with product MDTGFIDHERIFSYLKSSRPPDREETADILAKARLLKGLDHAEAAQLLLLEDEASLEALFAAALYAKSEIYGKRLVLFAPLYVSNMCNNECLYCAFRKSNDQITRRTLSQEEVCRETERLVDQGHKRVLLVSGEGLGEAALGYSLKAIETIYGVKRGNGEVRRVNINIAALPVESYRQLKEARVGTYQLFQETYHYDTFCAMHPSGPKADYLYHLTAMDRAMQGGIDDVGVGVLFGLYDYRFEVLAMLQHIRHLEESFGVGCHTISLPRIEPATGSDLSLHPPHAVSDDDFRKIIAVLRLTVPYTGMILSTRENAAMRREAFSLGISQISAGSRTSPGGYSSDDSGEQFSLGDHRNLEEVINDIVGHGYIPSFCTGCYRLGRTGSDFMDLAKPGLIKQYCLPNAMTSFKEYLVHYASPATRAAGEKLIAGMLADIPDEKTRTTTRANLGRIEAGSQDLYL